One window of Acidobacteriota bacterium genomic DNA carries:
- the rsfS gene encoding ribosome silencing factor encodes MTRSERDPLAAPVVTFGDLPDAVRLAARAAASKKAGDLVALDLRHGDAFTDVFLICTAQNVRQARAVADAVEQRLRADLGVRPSHVEGHDRGDWVLLDYFDLVVHVFTPETRAFYGLERLWGRAARVEIVATDLADDRG; translated from the coding sequence ATGACCAGGAGTGAGCGTGACCCCTTGGCGGCGCCGGTCGTGACGTTCGGGGATCTGCCCGACGCGGTGCGGCTGGCCGCGCGTGCCGCCGCGTCGAAGAAGGCCGGCGACCTCGTCGCCCTCGACCTGCGCCACGGCGACGCGTTCACGGACGTGTTCCTGATCTGCACGGCACAGAACGTGCGGCAGGCGCGCGCGGTGGCCGACGCCGTCGAGCAGCGGCTCCGCGCCGACCTCGGCGTGCGCCCGTCCCACGTCGAGGGCCACGACCGGGGAGACTGGGTGCTGCTCGACTACTTCGATCTGGTCGTGCATGTCTTCACGCCCGAGACCCGCGCCTTCTACGGACTCGAACGTCTGTGGGGCCGTGCCGCCCGCGTCGAGATCGTGGCGACCGACCTGGCTGACGACCGCGGCTGA
- the nadD gene encoding nicotinate-nucleotide adenylyltransferase codes for MTMRLGLLGGTFDPIHRGHLDAGRVARRALGLDRVLLVPARVPPHRAAEPHASGYHRFAMAVLAAQDAEGFEVSDIELASPGPSYTARTLREFQRFGLAASQMFFISGVDAFADIATWHDYPELLDLAHWVVVARPGYAIVDLAARLPEVVGRFERREADAVPPASTADRTSVWLVEATTTDVSSTELRRRIRANEPFDDLAPLAVTRHIRHHGLYQAPSPAGRLHDQE; via the coding sequence GTGACCATGCGTCTCGGGCTGCTCGGCGGCACGTTCGACCCGATCCACCGGGGCCACCTCGATGCGGGCCGCGTGGCCCGTCGCGCGCTGGGCCTCGACCGGGTGCTGCTCGTGCCGGCCCGCGTGCCGCCTCATCGGGCCGCCGAACCGCACGCCTCGGGCTACCACCGCTTCGCCATGGCAGTGCTCGCGGCGCAGGACGCCGAGGGGTTCGAGGTCTCGGACATCGAACTGGCCAGCCCCGGGCCGTCGTACACGGCGCGGACGCTGCGCGAGTTCCAGCGGTTCGGTCTCGCCGCGTCGCAGATGTTCTTCATCTCGGGCGTCGATGCGTTCGCAGATATTGCCACCTGGCACGACTACCCGGAGCTGCTCGACCTCGCCCACTGGGTGGTCGTCGCAAGGCCGGGGTACGCCATCGTCGATCTCGCGGCGCGGCTGCCCGAGGTCGTCGGGCGCTTCGAACGCCGCGAGGCCGACGCCGTCCCGCCGGCCTCGACAGCCGATCGGACGAGCGTCTGGCTGGTCGAAGCGACGACAACCGACGTGTCGTCGACCGAGCTTCGGCGGCGGATCCGCGCCAACGAGCCGTTCGACGACCTCGCGCCGCTGGCCGTGACCCGCCACATCCGCCACCACGGCCTCTACCAGGCCCCGTCTCCGGCAGGCAGGTTGCATGACCAGGAGTGA